In Fusarium oxysporum Fo47 chromosome IX, complete sequence, the following proteins share a genomic window:
- a CDS encoding heterokaryon incompatibility protein-domain-containing protein, with translation MGNTLSFTYCPISGDEIRLLKILPTSSSEKICCSISHFQLSSCPAYTALSYTWGGSFWTHIIELNGCEFVVRSNLHAFLKEAQERFTKENLTPELGSNIEQNGNSSVWFWIDAICINQEDIPERNAQVLRMKDIYEKAERIICWLGSLPFFTDGMAAIKLLDFLYDLSQKYSNINDHSHAEAIITDSLGPTSHNFKQMDWISLKNMLHRPWWTRAWVVQEASTPRRKVIWYGPYERSSKHFWKAARVLFLISKQPGITQLQKEAYNPSASLFNHMRVAREENKLLLLDALPSMRLYQATDPRDKVFAILAICQDGKHPDIAPHYENSTEEVFTNLAAHILSRDECLDILGHCHYSRRAPSLPTWVPDWTSKWVALDFSHRNEKTLERVYNACFSIPAVIGVDRTTRTLRLRGIKFDELLSVGLARNADPNITPDVDVLRNWLSLASRLGNDYISGGTVFEALQHTLCADITESSQWNGEDERGGKVDLPGDIYTIPQDFFRCSLLLNRHTVRRCLATTRKGYLALAPQETKPGDLLCVLYGGQLPFVLRNSDSYFELIGEAYVHGIMDGESINSSNIRNMEQEFEIH, from the coding sequence ATGGGTAATACTCTCTCTTTTACCTACTGCCCAATTAGCGGCGATGAAATCCGACTTCTCAAAATTTTACCCACATCTTCATCAGAAAAGATTTGTTGCTCCATATCTCATTTCCAGCTCTCATCTTGCCCAGCTTACACGGCCTTATCCTATACCTGGGGCGGCTCCTTCTGGACCCACATCATTGAACTAAATGGCTGTGAGTTTGTGGTACGGTCGAATTTGCATGCGTTCTTGAAGGAAGCACAGGAGCGCTTCACGAAGGAAAACCTCACTCCTGAACTTGGATCAAACATAGAACAGAATGGCAATAGTAGTGTATGGTTTTGGATCGACGCCATATGCATCAACCAAGAGGATATTCCGGAGCGCAACGCCCAGGTTCTCCGGATGAAAGATATCTACGAAAAGGCAGAGCGAATCATTTGCTGGCTCGGTTCTTTGCCATTCTTTACGGATGGAATGGCTGCGATCAAGCTACTAGACTTTTTGTACGACCTGAGCCAGAAATATTCGAACATCAATGACCATAGTCATGCGGAAGCTATCATTACAGATTCTCTCGGTCCGACAAGCCATAACTTTAAACAGATGGACTGGATTTCATTGAAAAATATGCTGCATAGACCATGGTGGACCAGGGCGTGGGTAGTTCAGGAAGCATCAACGCCGAGGAGAAAAGTGATCTGGTATGGACCATACGAAAGATCATCTAAGCATTTTTGGAAAGCCGCTCGTGTTTTGTTCCTCATCTCAAAGCAACCGGGGATTACACAGCTGCAAAAAGAAGCTTATAATCCGAGCGCCTCGCTGTTTAATCATATGCGGGTGGCAAGGGAAGAaaacaagcttcttcttcttgacgccCTCCCTAGCATGAGACTGTATCAGGCAACTGATCCGAGAGATAAAGTATTCGCAATCCTGGCAATTTGTCAGGATGGCAAGCATCCGGATATAGCGCCACACTACGAGAATTCAACAGAGGAGGTCTTCACGAACTTGGCAGCTCATATTCTGAGTCGAGACGAGTGTTTGGATATCCTTGGACATTGTCACTATTCGAGGAGAGCACCATCGCTTCCTACTTGGGTCCCCGATTGGACGAGTAAATGGGTCGCCTTGGATTTCTCCCACAGAAATGAAAAGACTCTTGAACGAGTGTACAACGCGTGTTTCTCAATTCCTGCAGTCATTGGGGTAGACCGTACAACACGGACTCTCCGACTTCGCGGTATCAAGTTCGACGAGCTTTTGTCGGTGGGGTTGGCCCGGAATGCTGACCCAAATATCACtcctgatgttgatgtcCTCAGAAATTGGCTCTCACTAGCTTCTCGACTGGGGAATGATTATATTTCTGGTGGTACTGTATTTGAAGCTCTCCAACATACACTCTGTGCTGATATCACGGAATCATCACAGTGGAACGGTGAAGATGAACGCGGTGGAAAGGTTGATCTTCCTGGAGATATTTATACGATCCCCCAGGACTTTTTCCGCTGCTCTCTCCTTTTAAATAGACACACAGTTCGTCGATGCTTGGCAACTACAAGAAAGGGCTATCTTGCTCTGGCACCGCAGGAAACGAAACCCGGTGATCTGCTCTGTGTTCTATATGGAGGGCAGCTCCCCTTTGTTTTACGAAATTCTGATTCTTACTTTGAATTAATTGGCGAGGCGTATGTCCATGGAATTATGGACGGAGAATCAATAAATAGtagtaatataagaaatatgGAGCAGGAGTTTGAGATACACTAG
- a CDS encoding aromatic prenyltransferase, producing MTQTKHLQTLLQPRENTPLAWKTLDKWLPPLLNDSDWWWKTLGPQLNTLLTEADYDLNEQYEALLLLYRWVVPEMGPRPRSSIAPWKSFMTDDHSPIEYSWKWNSGSKKPDIRYAIELVSPLAGSKQDPFNQIPTRNLVYNLAKTIPELDLTWFEHFWDELLGPGSPTTSTSGISTKGSTIFAALEMLHDHLSIKVYFIPVETPELSAWHQIRHAIETSGCQNLEALNHVEAYLSKHDDGRRLRPFMLAIDCVEPGASRLKIYARSNQTSFRFVRDVMTVGGLRTGLDKSLERFADLWKRALGLDPDTSPEDELPNVDHLTSGAVFNFDVAPKSSIPDVKAYIPVRHYTNNDLQAALGLVGYLEDHGHGYYSQSYLRALDVLAPPGQLDQATGVQTYFAVACQGDDLSLTSYLNPQFYAAFREPEST from the coding sequence ATGACACAAACGAAACACCTTCAAACGCTCCTGCAACCCCGTGAGAATACTCCACTGGCATGGAAGACTCTGGATAAATGGCTCCCTCCTTTGTTGAACGACAGCGACTGGTGGTGGAAGACTCTCGGCCCACAACTCAACACCCTCCTCACAGAAGCGGACTATGATTTGAACGAGCAGTACGAAGCTCTACTGTTGTTGTACCGATGGGTCGTTCCGGAAATGGGACCCAGGCCACGGTCAAGCATAGCACCCTGGAAGAGCTTCATGACTGATGACCACTCTCCCATTGAGTATAGCTGGAAATGGAACTCTGGAAGCAAGAAGCCCGACATTAGATACGCCATTGAGCTCGTCAGTCCCTTAGCTGGAAGTAAGCAAGATCCATTCAATCAAATCCCGACGCGGAATCTTGTTTACAACCTTGCCAAAACTATTCCCGAACTCGATCTAACCTGGTTTGAACATTTCTGGGATGAGTTGCTAGGTCCTGGGTCTCCAACCACGTCCACCTCTGGAATTTCGACAAAGGGTTCAACTATTTTTGCGGCCTTGGAAATGCTGCACGATCACTTGTCTATCAAAGTATATTTCATACCAGTTGAGACACCAGAGCTCAGTGCGTGGCACCAGATAAGACATGCGATTGAAACCTCAGGATGTCAAAATCTCGAGGCTTTGAACCATGTGGAAGCATATCTCTCTAAACACGACGACGGAAGACGACTTCGACCCTTCATGCTGGCAATAGACTGTGTCGAACCCGGTGCTTCACGGCTCAAGATATACGCAAGGTCCAACCAAACTTCTTTCCGCTTTGTCCGAGACGTTATGACTGTTGGTGGACTTCGCACCGGTTTGGATAAATCTCTAGAGAGGTTTGCCGATTTGTGGAAACGTGCACTTGGTCTCGACCCTGATACATCACCTGAAGACGAGCTACCCAACGTGGATCATCTGACTTCTGGGGCGGTATTCAACTTTGACGTCGCACCGAAATCTTCTATTCCCGACGTCAAGGCGTATATACCAGTTCGACACTACACCAATAACGATCTTCAAGCTGCACTTGGGCTTGTCGGGTATCTTGAAGACCACGGTCATGGGTATTACTCGCAATCGTATCTTCGTGCATTGGATGTGTTGGCGCCGCCTGGTCAGCTTGACCAAGCCACTGGGGTTCAGACCTACTTCGCAGTTGCGTGTCAGGGCGATGACCTGTCCCTCACTTCATACTTGAATCCTCAATTTTATGCAGCATTTCGAGAACCCGAAAGTACATAG
- a CDS encoding fungal-specific transcription factor domain-containing protein, with protein sequence MTFALIVVEIATAPLHEIQSQPSPLPLDLASNVHSRASKAVGELPSLSTDVGNTSIEMHLDFGQETGPTGDFGQSTNLNGVFVNNCTFGAEGLDFQDWESLGIDLPWNSSVHSMLDNPLLELPHPMAFFFRSPSEVFGQADTYNISTSMDSEPMVHQLECETPTPSFTQSLANPSSQGQGSQTSPETTSHPSLRDDADLELWRAEDYGHVPYITNEAYQVMTSTFKQLNSDNAYCIPFTNKHLPSLQHMQIYMQVYFEDYHPVFPLLHKATFSPTKDDWLLSLAVSSIGCLFSKTLQSREVYPIMQEFLRRAIRIQLERSQTLTPSICVAQASVLNQIGMMYGGDLRFAECAHETMGQLATQCRKIASFSANLAKSSLAEHAVSQDWQGWIRAQLEIRLFYCAWLIDSQQVGFFAFSSTIPIDFLQFPMPVNERVWGISTTETWKHSLTEDSSSQQLISLRQVLLGLYRYRELPGQLDAFNSLLLVMGILNDLSWLRHAHLYLDILQRHVETLPPTALTRACMTNIHMVSLLIYFPTREVIAFGRWRVTETQHSMVVDKLKRWMCNPRSAREALIHACSIWSQIRSSSTNAQHEAPAFLHSAISIWALVEYSEALDLGNLDESPILRLDNLSQDVKSWAAGTDKKRPYLSGVGLLGHQGALARLISETARFLEETIAWPQARRTGPYLKHSYAESQRVRQCIENP encoded by the exons ATG ACATTCGCCCTTATAGTTGTCGAGATTGCAACAGCACCTTTACACGAAA TCCAGAGCCAGCCAAGTCCTTTGCCACTTGATTTAGCAAGTAATGTTCACAGCCGCGCATCAAAAGCTGTGGGTGAACTTCCTTCTCTATCAACAGACGTCGGCAATACTTCTATAGAGATGCATTTGGATTTCGGCCAAGAAACGGGTCCTACTGGCGATTTTGGGCAGTCAACTAATCTTAATGGAGTCTTCGTCAACAATTGTACCTTTGGGGCCGAAGGATTAGACTTCCAAGATTGGGAGTCACTTGGTATAGATCTTCCCTGGAACAGTTCCGTGCACTCCATGCTGGACAATCCATTATTGGAACTACCGCACCCCATGGCATTCTTTTTCCGGAGTCCAAGCGAAGTGTTCGGCCAAGCAGatacctataatatatcAACTTCTATGGATAGTGAGCCCATGGTCCATCAACTTGAATGCGAAACCCCAACCCCGAGCTTTACTCAGTCCTTAGCCAACCCAagttctcaaggccaaggcagCCAGACATCGCCTGAAACCACTTCGCACCCCTCTCTCAGAGATGATGCCGACCTTGAGCTATGGAGGGCAGAAGACTATGGGCATGTACCCTATATAACCAACGAAGCTTACCAAGTCATGACTTCCACTTTCAAACAACTCAATAGCGATAATGCATATTGTATACCATTCACGAACAAGCATTTGCCATCTCTACAGCACATGCAGATCTATATGCAAGTTTACTTTGAAGACTATCACCCCGTTTTCCCTCTACTCCATAAGGCAACATTCTCACCTACTAAAGACGACTGGCTACTGAGCCTCGCTGTTTCATCGATCGGGTGCCTGTTTTCGAAAACCTTGCAGTCAAGAGAAGTCTACCCCATCATGCAGGAATTTCTACGCCGAGCTATTCGCATACAG CTGGAACGAAGTCAGACTTTAACACCCAGTATCTGTGTTGCTCAGGCTTCCGTCCTGAACCAGATTGGCATGATGTACGGTGGGGATCTAAGATTTGCAGAATGCGCCCATGAGACAATGGGACAGCTTGCAACCCAATGCCGCAAGATAGCTTCATTCTCAGCCAACTTAGCCAAGTCGTCACTGGCTGAACATGCGGTATCTCAAGACTGGCAAGGATGGATCAGGGCGCAATTAGAGATTCGTTTGTTTTACTGCGCTTGG CTTATAGATAGCCAGCAAGTTGGCTTCTTCGCTTTCTCATCCACAATTCCAATCGACTTTCTTCAGTTTCCCATGCCAGTCAATGAACGTGTCTGGGGCATTTCTACTACCGAGACGTGGAAGCATAGTCTCACAGAGG attcatcttctcaacaattAATCTCTCTCCGCCAGGTGCTTCTGGGCCTTTACCGTTATCGTGAGCTCCCTGGCCAGCTTGATGCGTTTAACTCGCTTCTTCTGGTCATGGGTATTCTGAATGACCTCTCTTGGCTTCGTCATGCTCATTTATATCTGGACATACTGCAGCGACATGTCGAGACTTTGCCACCCACAGCTCTTACTCGAGCTTGCATGACTAACATTCACATGGTTTCACTCTTGATATACTTCCCGACTAGAGAGGTTATCGCATTTGGACGCTGGCGGGTCACTGAAACCCAACATTCAATGGTTGTTGACAAACTGAAAAGATGGATGTGTAATCCTCGCAGTGCACGAGAAGCTCTGATACATGCATGCAGTATTTGGTCCCAGATTCGTTCAAGCAGCACTAATGCCCAGCATGAGGCACCAGCTTTCCTACATAGCGCTATCTCCATCTGGGCTTTGGTTGAGTATAGCGAAGCACTTGACCTTGGAAATCTAGATGAATCTCCGATTCTACGGTTGGATAACCTTAGTCAAGATGTCAAGTCCTGGGCTGCCGGGACTGACAAGAAACGCCCGTACTTAAGTGGAGTTGGGCTTTTGGGGCATCAGGGTGCCTTAGCCCGGTTGATAAGTGAGACCGCAAGATTCCTAGAGGAAACGATAGCTTGGCCTCAAGCTCGGAGAACAGGACCATATTTGAAACATTCTTATGCCGAGTCACAGAGGGTTCGCCAGTGT ATTGAGAATCCTTAG
- a CDS encoding cytochrome P450 translates to MPSQELTIALAVLSLLLVLVQKAITRRQESKALLPLPPSPPSTNIIAGHLPTVLKAAKEHRQHLLFQKWAEEYGEVFFVQLGTIQEYFINSDQAVRAIFDKAAAQTSERPRWIVSNEQMCNRLNLLLLSSSEKAWKSQRKATTFGLTNLNLADAGLPFLHFETLKFLDDIAQNPNKGANPQSLWSSIGRYTYSTFSSQIFGLDVPDDNSPVIDYIFETGLAQILGMLPGYYLVDTFNILDKLPLFLKPWERDAKSRHKRDYEWCCDKLERVKSLIDAGEAPPHMTFIRRVIQDPNHLGLDSLEDAAYLGMMLIIGASDTSRISTWSFLEAMLTFPDVCNKARRVIDEAVGDRVPVYEDLERVPYIRQVMKESWRWRPPVALGHPHTTTRDIVYKDYRIPKGARIHLNAWAIHRDPKRYPDPDKFIPERFEGDTRSSQESAASPDVSKRDHFVFGAGRRICPGYHVADRSFAVSVMRILWAFDISLKPGTKLPLDPQSFPGDMPGNPGLDLPVVLTVRSPERLATIQKEFEGAVQGRAKMEPLAG, encoded by the exons ATGCCTAGTCAGGAGCTCACTATAGCCTTGGCTGTGCTCTCCCTGCTTCTGGTCCTAGTCCAAAAAGCAATCACAAGACGCCAGGAAAGCAAGgcacttcttcctctgccCCCTTCACCTCCTAGTACAAACATTATCGCCGGCCATCTTCCAACCGTCCTGAAAGCAGCCAAGGAACATCGCCAGCACCTTCTTTTCCAGAAGTGGGCCGAGGAATATGGCGAGGTCTTTTTCGTCCAGCTCGGTACTATCCAAGAGTACTTCATTAACAGCGACCAAGCCGTCAGGGCAATCTTCGACAAGGCTGCGGCACAAACATCTGAACGACCGCGCTGGATTGTCAGTAATGAGCAGATGTGCAACCGactcaaccttctccttcttagcTCAAGTGAAAAGGCATGGAAAAGTCAGCGGAAGGCCACAACCTTCGGGCTGACTAACTTGAATCTCGCTGATGCTGGTCTTCCATTTCTCCATTTCGAAACGTTGAAGTTCCTGGATGACATTGCTCAAAATCCCAACAAAGGTGCCAACCCGCAATCTTTATGGTCGAGCATTGGTCGCTACACATATAGCACATTCTCATCCCAGATCTTTGGCCTCGATGTCCCTGATGACAACAGTCCAGTTATTGACTACATATTCGAAACAGGCCTAGCCCAGATTCTTGGTATGCTCCCTGGCTACTATCTAGTTGACACTTTCAACATTCTTGATAAGCTGCCCCTATTCCTTAAACCTTGGGAAAGAGACGCAAAGTCCAGGCACAAGCGCGACTATGAATGGTGTTGCGATAAGCTTGAG AGAGTAAAGTCACTGATTGATGCCGGAGAGGCTCCGCCTCATATGACTTTCATCCGAAGGGTTATTCAAGATCCAAATCATCTGGGACTTGACAGCCTCGAGGATGCCGCATACCTGGGCATGATGTTAATCATCGGGGCTTCAGATACA AGCCGGATATCAACTTGGTCATTTCTTGAGGCCATGTTGACATTTCCAGATGTTTGCAACAAAGCGAGAAGGGTAATTG ATGAGGCTGTTGGAGATAGGGTTCCTGTTTATGAGGATTTGGAGCGTGTGCCATATATTCGCCAGGTGATGAAGGAATCCTGGAGATGGCGCCCACCTGTTGCTCTAGGTCATCCCCATACCACCACTCGAGACATAGTTTACAAGGATTACCGCATACCAAAGGGAGCGAGAATACATCTGAACGCATG GGCAATCCACCGAGACCCTAAACGCTACCCAGATCCCGATAAGTTTATTCCTGAGCGCTTCGAGGGTGATACAAGATCA AGCCAGGAAAGCGCTGCATCCCCTGACGTTTCCAAAAGAGACCACTTTGTCTTCGGAGCTGGACGTCGTATCT GCCCCGGTTACCATGTCGCGGATAGAAGCTTTGCTGTCAGTGTTATGCGTATTCTTTGGGCTTTCGACATAAGTCTAAAGCCAGGAACAAAGCTTCCTCTTGACCCCCAAAGCTTCCCAGGCGATATGCCCGGTAATCCTGGACTGGATCTGCCTGTTGTACTGACTGTGAGAAGCCCGGAAAGACTGGCAACGATACAGAAGGAGTTTGAGGGAGCTGTACAGGGCCGAGCAAAGATGGAACCCTTAGCTGGTTAA
- a CDS encoding phosphoesterase family-domain-containing protein: MKTFLSTLILKILTLVIRRDIAVVGKPTTSIFLKPSVEAVRDIQATIPPAIEESTVPGVGFNHCWDAAVNKDMRWLAEQGVLLENYYAVTHPSQPNYVAAVGGDTFGLQNDRYHRIPANVSTVIELLDTKQISWAEYQENFSYRGVQGANGDGYVSKHNPLSSYDIISRNATRMARIKNFTSFEQDLAGKNLPQWAFFTPNIRDDGHDTGLAFAGRWLHEWLGPLMENEYFMNKTLIVVTFDEAKQNDIPNKVFTVLLGGAIHPSLHGTTDSMYYNHYSMLSTISVNWDLPSLGRWDCDANVFSVLANKVGYKNTDISYQGLSWSESYPGPLNDVQELPGWWPKPDTKAKCAAGRGVLGSVKSLWGRSRGSYNYTNVYPYDDNYQATKGRIPAVGVNDASSSISPSNAAPSQTGSASRSKSSGSLTKTVPISLAPLLLGIAIAALT, encoded by the exons ATGAAGACCTTCCTAAGCACTCTAattctcaagatcctcacGCTAGTGATACGCAGAGACATAGCAGTCGTCGGCAAACCGACCACTTCAATCTTCCTAAAGCCAAGCGTGGAAGCCGTCAGGGATATTCAAGCAACCATTCCACCGGCAATTGAAGAGTCGACTGTACCAGGGGTAGGATTCAACC ACTGTTGGGACG CAGCTGTTAATAAGGACATGCGCTGGCTCGCCGAGCAGGGTGTTTTGCTCGAGAATTACTACGCAG TCACCCACCCATCGCAACCCAACTATGTTGCCGCCGTGGGAGGCGACACATTTGGTCTACAGAACGACCGCTACCATCGCATCCCGGCTAACGTCTCTACCGTCATTGAGCTCCTCGACACTAAGCAGATCTCCTGGGCTGAGTATCAAGAGAATTTTTCGTACCGTGGCGTCCAAGGAGCTAATGGAGATGGCTATGTGAGCAAGCATAATCCACTGTCCTCTTACGATATAATCTCAAGAAATGCAACCCGCATGGCTCGGATCAAGAATTTCACCAGCTTCGAACAAGATTTGGCGGGTAAAAACCTCCCTCAATGGGCATTCTTCACACCAAATATTCGCGATGATGGGCACGACACTGGGCTTGCCTTTGCGGGCAGATGGCTCCATGAGTGGCTTGGTCCCCTTATGGAGAATGAGTACTTTATGAACAAGACTCTCATAGTGGTCACGTTCGATGAGGCTAAACAGAATGACATTCCTAATAAGGTATTCACGGTTCTCCTCGGAGGCGCCATTCACCCCTCCCTACACGGCACCACAGACAGTATGTACTACAACCACTATTCCATGCTGTCTACCATCTCGGTGAACTGGGATCTCCCCTCGCTCGGCCGCTGGGACTGCGATGCTAATGTGTTCTCTGTCCTGGCTAATAAAGTGGGCTACAAGAACACCGACATCTCGTACCAAGGCTTGTCGTGGAGTGAATCCTACCCCGGGCCGCTTAACGATGTACAAGAACTGCCCGGATGGTGGCCGAAACCTGACACGAAAGCCAAGTGCGCAGCCGGCAGAGGCGTCTTGGGATCTGTCAAGTCACTGTGGGGCAGGTCTAGGGGGTCATACAACTACACTAATGTCTATCCCTATGACGACAATTACCAAGCCACAAAGGGGCGTATTCCGGCTGTTGGGGTTAATGatgcttcttcatcgattAGCCCATCCAATGCCGCGCCGAGTCAAACTGGTTCCGCTAGCAGAAGCAAAAGCAGCGGCTCTCTAACAAAGACTGTCCCTATTTCCTTAGCACCGCTGCTCTTGGGTATCGCGATAGCTGCGCTTACGTGA
- a CDS encoding amidase signature domain-containing protein: protein MKHSTLGMLLALITGAVSKPPLLERPPKVNVKNGTYIGTPSNSYNQDCFLGIPYAQPPVKNLSFNTSQSLNTPWTGKKPMNSYSAACIGYGVCESFNNVFGRTLNPYKLCLSPGGSGAGEAAQLSLRGSIMGVKPDIAGSVRVPARFTGVYGFRPEVNRLPWSKQAELASKGWQVVQPTLSPMARTAQDLTLFMKTIIQEGQVDYWRMITRSRFSRLPVFSPIARTMASAVDRLRAAGHTIKVIEAPPTMKAMKIAMRWFALDQVNLPFKIFQDGGESPIADLDAMDPGKFWDPGFVADLRENSENISISADIYDYREEWAKIWREAGIDVLLCPASRGSAVTHGEFSPLIIVVPFGKADQTLDSKDGYDASVVDEGPTGFQLVGWRFQDDQTLMTTELIVDELKA from the exons ATGAAACATTCTACTCTTGGTATGCTTTTGGCTCTTATTACAGGAGCTGTGTCGAAACCTCCCTTGCTTGAAAGGCCACCCAAAGTTAATGTCAAGAATGGCACATACATAGGGACTCCTTCAAACTCATATAATCAAGACTGCTTCCTCGGAATCCCATATGCACAGCCCCCTGTCAAGAACCTTAGCTTTAACACTTCCCAATCTCTTAACACGCCATGGACAGGCAAGAAACCCATGAATAGCTACTCCGCTGCCTGTATTGGATATGGT GTCTGCGAGAGTTTCAACAATGTCTTTGGACGTACCTTGAACCCTTATAAGCTGTGCCTCTCGCCCGGTGGCAGTGGCGCGGGTGAAGCAGCACAGCTAAGCCTCCGCGGATCCATCATGGGTGTTAAACCGGACATCGCTGGCTCAGTTCGAGTTCCCGCGCGCTTTACTGGAGTATACGGATTTCGGCCTGAAGTTAACCGTCTACCGTGGTCAAAACAGGCAGAACTTGCGTCGAAGGGATGGCAGGTCGTTCAGCCAACCCTTAGTCCAATGGCGCGCACAGCACAGGACCTTACGCTCTTCATGAAGACTATCATTCAG GAAGGACAAGTTGACTATTGGCGTATGATCACAAGATCCCGATTTTCCCGTCTTCCCGTCTTCTCGCCTATTGCGAGGACCATGGCCTCTGCGGTTGATCGGCTAAGAGCTGCAGGTCATACGATCAAAGTCATCGAGGCTCCGCCGACAATGAAAGCAATGAAGATCGCCATGCGCTGGTTCGCACTCGACCAAGTGAACCTACCGTTCAAGATTTTCCAGGACGGCGGCGAGAGCCCGATAGCGGACCTGGATGCTATGGACCCAGGCAAATTCTGGGACCCGGGCTTTGTCGCGGACTTGCGTGAGAATAGTGAgaatattagtattagtgCCGATATCTATGACTATCGAGAGGAATGGGCCAAGATCTGGCGCGAGGCTGGTATCGACGTCTTGCTTTGCCCGGCCAGTCGTGGTTCGGCTGTTACCCATGGAGAGTTTAGTCCACTGAT CATTGTCGTCCCGTTCGGTAAGGCCGATCAGACTCTTGACTCTAAAGACGGAT ATGATGCGAGTGTCGTTGATGAGGGACCAACGGGTTTCCAACTGGTTGGATGGCGATTCCAGGATGATCAGACGCTCATGACTACTGAACTTATTGTAGATGAATTGAAAGCCTGA